From the genome of Sphingobacterium sp. UGAL515B_05:
TGGCTGCAGCAACAGGAGCTCCTTCCAGTGAAAAAGAGCTTCATTTCCTGGCACCATTGATCGAAAAACAGACCGAACTTTCGGCCGTGCCGAGCGAAGCGGAATTTCTTGTCGAACATATCAAAACAAGAGAAGGACATCATCTCTTTTTCTACCCTTTGGAGGGTAGACTGATCCATGAGGTCATGGCAGCGCTCGTCGCCTATCGCATCAGTAAATTGTTTCCCATCAGTTTTTCCATGGCCATGAATGATTATGGTTTTGAACTCTATTCCGACAAGGACATCCAACTGAGCCAATCACAGCTCAAAGAGGTCTTGAGCCGTAAAAATCTGATGGAAGATGTGATCAGCAGCATCAACTCCGCAGAAATGGCCAGCCGTAAATTTAGAGATATTGCTGTCATTTCGGGATTGGTGGTTCAAAATTATCCGGGTACACAGCAAAACAACAAATCCCTACAGGCTTCATCCGGAATTATTTTCAAGGTATTAATGGAGCACGACCCGAGCAACCTACTCCTTAAACAAGCTTTTAGCGAAGTGTTCAACCAACAATTGGAAGAATATCGTTTAATAAAAGCATTCGACAGGATAAACAATAGTAAAATACGTTATACCTTTGTCGAAGAGTATACGCCACTGAGCTTTCCGATCAAGGTCGATAGCCTGCGGCAGTCGCTGTCGAGTGAAGCACTGATCGAGCGTATCCAACGGATGGAAAAGGCCAACATGCAAAAAAAGAAACGTAGAAAATGAAGATCAAAGAGCAAACAATTACCTTTAATAAGCAGCAATTAATCCTTAACAATCAACGCTCTATATTTTGGAAATCAGAAAAAACATTGATTCTGTCCGATCTGCATCTTGGCAAAGCAGCACATTTCAGAAAGCACGGTATTGCAATCCCCATGGATACCACAATAGCCGATCTCAATCGACTCGAGCGCCTAGTGGATTATTATCAGCCCGTTCAGGTTATTGTTGTTGGAGATTTGGTTCATGCAGGTATCAATCAAGAAGTGCTACTATTGGAACAATTGAAAACGAGATATCCAACGCTTCTCCTCCACTTGGTCAAAGGAAACCATGATCGCCTGTCGAAACAAATGACCGATCGATTTAACATCCACCAACATGACGAAATTTTTGAACTGCAGCAGATACAATTTAAACACCACCCCATCGATGCGGAAGATCAATCTTCCTTCAGGATTAGCGGCCATCTGCATCCAGGAGTCAGTCTTGTCATACCACCGAGACGGCAGTTACGCTTACCCTGTTTTATGGTTTCTGATCATCAAATTATCCTGCCTGCATTTAGTAAGTTTACAGGGCTAGACAGTCGGGAATTATCTACAGCGTATCAATGTTATGCAATCACAGATGACCTGATCTTTCCGATCCAAAAAAACAGATTATAAAAACGTTTTATGACATTTTGAATTCACCATTACATTTTGAGTTCACCTGGCGAGATCCCATAATATTTTTTAAATGCACTGCTAAAATTATTCTGATGACCATAGCCCGTCAACAGCGCCACCTCATAGACCGTCATTTTATCTTCGAGCAGATAACTTTTGGCTTTTTCCATACGCACCCGTGTGAGGTAGTCGTGAATGGTCACTGAAAAATATTCCTTAAAGTCCTTACGTAGTTTACTTTCACTCGTCAGCACCTCTGCTGCCAGTTCTTTTTGCGTCGGTGGATTGGCAATACGCTGTTCAAGAATCTGTCGCGCCATCTCCAGTCGCTGCACATCCTCCTCATGAAAGAGCGAATCACTGCTTTCCGTTTTCTCATTGTATTGCTCAAACTGATACATCAGCAGCTCAACAACACGTGACTCGGTATGTAATCGACGGATCTCCCCTTTCTTTTTAGATTCAATCAGCTCAGTTATGGTATGCTGCATCTCGTAGGTTGCCATCAGATCCTCCTCCGAAAACGACACATACTCTCCCTTTTCGATCTCATGCACAAATTGCTGATGCAATAACGAATCGCGTTTGATCAGATTGAGGTAATACTCTTTGGAAATAACGGCTATAAAATACGTGTATTCAATACCAGGTTCCACTTCATGAATGGATTTGACCGAAGGAATGTAGCGTATATTATGCCGGCTCATGCCGTAAGGCAACTTGCTATCTGTCGGCTTAAAAAAGATAAACTGGCTGGTTATGGTCTCGCCCTCGATCTCCGTAAGCACCTGCACTGGCCGATCAAACTGCATTTTCGAATGCAAGATAAACAATCCTGAAGTCGATAGCTGAAAATTCTCCATATGGACAGGATCTTTGGATATGGATATCCTATTTTCGACCAAAGGTTTGTCGGGAACATAGCCATCCGGAATTTCTTCTTCAAAAAGCCAATCTGCCAACTCTACTATTTTACTTTTCACCAACATGATTACAAATCCTAAATAAGCCTGAAGCAGTTAAAATTAACGAAATAAGATGGTATTTTAAAATTATTTATAATCTTTCTAAATAACATGTCTAATCCAAGTCAATATCCATTTCCTCCAACTGAACATAAGGTTTCAATGTTCTTGGATTCATAATGACATTGGACTCAACCGAAAAGATGGTATAGATCTCCTTTTGGGCCAATACCTCCACCGGTGTACCATGAAAGAGCTTTCGGCCATTTTTGAGCATTAAAATACGATCGGCATACATGGCGGCAAAATTGACATCGTGCACAATCAGCACCACCATAAATCCTTTTCGGGCAAGTGCCCGTGCAATGGCCAGTACTTTCTGCTGATAGTGCAGATCCAATGCCGAAATCGGTTCATCCAATAACAACAACGCATCCGGATTATCCCATATCTGCGCCAGGATCCGCGCAAGATGAACACGCTGCTGTTCACCACCAGAAAGGCTCAAAAAATCCCGTTCAGCAAAAGCAGATACCCCACAAAGGTCCATGGTTTCGGCCACGATCTTATAGTCATGTTGCTTGGGGCTATTCTTATAATGCGGATACCGTCCCATCAGCACAATCTCTTCTACACTAAAACTCAATGTCATCTGCTGCTGTTGACTCAGTAAAGCCCTGCATTTGGCCAAAGCCGCAGGCTCGTATGCCGACAGCGCCTTGCCATTGAGATGAACAGCTCCCGAATCCGGCTTCTTTTCACCACA
Proteins encoded in this window:
- the pdeM gene encoding ligase-associated DNA damage response endonuclease PdeM — encoded protein: MKIKEQTITFNKQQLILNNQRSIFWKSEKTLILSDLHLGKAAHFRKHGIAIPMDTTIADLNRLERLVDYYQPVQVIVVGDLVHAGINQEVLLLEQLKTRYPTLLLHLVKGNHDRLSKQMTDRFNIHQHDEIFELQQIQFKHHPIDAEDQSSFRISGHLHPGVSLVIPPRRQLRLPCFMVSDHQIILPAFSKFTGLDSRELSTAYQCYAITDDLIFPIQKNRL
- a CDS encoding helix-turn-helix transcriptional regulator; the encoded protein is MLVKSKIVELADWLFEEEIPDGYVPDKPLVENRISISKDPVHMENFQLSTSGLFILHSKMQFDRPVQVLTEIEGETITSQFIFFKPTDSKLPYGMSRHNIRYIPSVKSIHEVEPGIEYTYFIAVISKEYYLNLIKRDSLLHQQFVHEIEKGEYVSFSEEDLMATYEMQHTITELIESKKKGEIRRLHTESRVVELLMYQFEQYNEKTESSDSLFHEEDVQRLEMARQILEQRIANPPTQKELAAEVLTSESKLRKDFKEYFSVTIHDYLTRVRMEKAKSYLLEDKMTVYEVALLTGYGHQNNFSSAFKKYYGISPGELKM
- a CDS encoding heme ABC transporter ATP-binding protein, which gives rise to MLRVEKINYEVNGRKLLKDITFQVRKGEILAILGANGAGKSTLMGVLCGEKKPDSGAVHLNGKALSAYEPAALAKCRALLSQQQQMTLSFSVEEIVLMGRYPHYKNSPKQHDYKIVAETMDLCGVSAFAERDFLSLSGGEQQRVHLARILAQIWDNPDALLLLDEPISALDLHYQQKVLAIARALARKGFMVVLIVHDVNFAAMYADRILMLKNGRKLFHGTPVEVLAQKEIYTIFSVESNVIMNPRTLKPYVQLEEMDIDLD